The following coding sequences lie in one Chanos chanos chromosome 4, fChaCha1.1, whole genome shotgun sequence genomic window:
- the clu gene encoding clusterin: protein MRFPRSFIGLSLLYISVECLLPPSKEDLNEISLLGEKYLDKHIENAINGVKEMKTVMERSGEEHKKFLSALEKTKQQKEDALKAAQELETKLNEEQSVCNETMQALWEECKPCLRNTCIKYYSRTCSSGSGLVGRQLDEVLNRTSPFSIWINGQNIDTLFKEDQQQSQRFQDLEEKYSEVADGVDGIFTDSIKVFDHMRSYHQPLFPRPFRMPSLFGQPEGRASRVYRSPEQEPYFRSFHSLFEPMMNIARNIFSATEGFMGSDMDFPSEDGSVNEDVVITKPFGSGKMTCREIRRNSAGCIKLREECEKCKEIQHIDCSGKRPLEGPMKEELENALAQAERFTQEYNRLLRRFEEEMFNTSRLLDMFNSQFGWVSTLANHTKNEDGMFQVHGVISKNTEDAGKPSDTNVSVKLFDAPEMSFTVPGDIPWNDPKFSEVVAQEALDRYKQNTVVVK from the exons ATGAGATTCCCCAGGTCATTCATTggcctctctctgctctacatcTCTGTCGAGtgtctgctccctccatccAAGGAGGACCTGAACG AGATTTCTCTGCTTGGGGAGAAGTACCTGGATAAGCATATTGAGAATGCCATCAATGGGGTAAAGGAGATgaagacagtgatggagagatcTGGAGAAGAACACAAGAAGTTTCTGTCTGCCTTGGAGAAAACCAAACAGCAGAAAGAG gatGCTTTGAAGGCTGCCCAGGAATTGGAGACCAAACTGAATgaggagcagagtgtgtgtaacGAGACCATGCAGGCACTCTGGGAGGAGTGTAAACCCTGTCTGAGGAACACGTGCATTAAGTACTATTCCAGGACCTGCAGCAGTGGGTCCGGTCTGGTAGGGAGACAG CTGGATGAAGTTTTGAACAGAACGTCGCCTTTCTCCATCTGGATCAATGGACAGAACATCGACACCCTGTTTAAAGAGGACCAGCAGCAGAGCCAGCGTTTCCAGGATCTGGAGGAGAAGTACTCAGAGGTGGCCGACGGCGTGGACGGCATCTTCACGGACAGTATAAAAGTGTTTGATCACATGCGCTCCTACCACCAGCCCCTCTTCCCCCGCCCCTTCCGCATGCCCAGCCTCTTCGGCCAGCCCGAGGGCCGCGCCTCCCGGGTGTACAGGTCCCCTGAGCAGGAGCCGTACTTTCGCAGCTTTCACAGCCTGTTCGAACCCATGATGAACATAGCCCGCAACATCTTCAGTGCCACCGAAGGCTTCATGGGCAGTGACATGGACTTCCCCTCTGAAG ATGGAAGTGTGAATGAGGATGTTGTCATAACAAAACCGTTTGGAAGCGGTAAAATGACCTGCAGGGAGATCCGTCGTAATTCGGCTGGCTGCATTAAGCTAAGGGAGGAGTGTGAGAAATGCAAGGAAATTCAGCACATTG ATTGCTCTGGAAAGAGACCCCTTGAAGGACCTATgaaggaggagctggagaacgctttggcccaggctgagaggTTCACCCAGGAGTACAACAGGCTCCTCAGACGGTTTGAGGAGGAGATGTTCAACACCTCCAGACTGCTGGACATGTTTAACTCCCAGTTTGGATGGGTGTCTACCCTGGCCAACCACACCAAGAATGAGGATGGGATGTTTCAGGTTCATGGG GTCATATCAAAGAACACTGAGGATGCTGGAAAGCCAAGCGACACAAACGTGTCAGTCAAACTGTTTGATGCTCCAGAGATGAGTTTCACTGTGCCAGGGGACATCCCATGGAACGACCCCAAGTTTTCAGAGGTGGTGGCTCAGGAGGCCCTGGATCGgtacaaacagaacacagt AGTTGTGAAATAA